One region of Trichoderma breve strain T069 chromosome 7 map unlocalized scaffold00007, whole genome shotgun sequence genomic DNA includes:
- a CDS encoding glyoxalase/Bleomycin resistance protein/Dioxygenase superfamily domain-containing protein, translated as MAATTDLNTYKFNHSMIRVKDPKESVKFYEFLGMSVIRKAEFPEAKFDLYFMGYNSKGATSFGNSSLDREGVIELTHNYGTESDPNYTINNGNKDPHRGFGHTCISVDNLQAACQRIEDAGYKFQKKLTEGRMNHIAFALDPDGYWVEIIGQKPLEETASIKETDVATYRMNHTMIRVKDPQKSLKFYQEVLGMSLFRTSESPNAGFNLYFLGYPGTQGVPQEGKTSDREGLLELTWNYGTEKDEAFSYHNGNSEPQGFGHICVSVDDLDAACQRFEDLKCNWKKRLTDGRMHNVAFLLDPDGYWVEVVQNDRYSNNNYQMRLLNTKSLDLEIFPTNEDIRYAILSHTWREGEVTFADLHQHEKRTEARGWEKIRRSCEIASQLGFDYIWVDTCCIDKTSSAELSEAINSMFHWYEKAEVCIAYLDDLTLAAGSAVVDSDFEQCRWFFRGWTLQELIAPPELRFYSKEWNFVGTRTSLKAIIAKTSRVPDMMLEAHVNGQRQRLDNFSVAEKMSWAANRRTTRPEDMSYCLLGIFDINMPLLYGEGQGKAFRRLQEEIIKSTNDDSIYAWSYSEEQSKKQHFWGLLADTPSAFGQHREGFVVKRSRYLARRSNHVATVSNRGLNVEFALAPLLNDKSDTIFIAMLDCDMQKENSSHSLTPAIILQKMSWHSDSEFVRIRPDFLLVQLMNRIILPTADDLAQMRDGLRLPEAVPRQIFVPHSLSALRAPRGLLFHPAVKGQSQSLKPQDSLIVDVLTQPSEWLYFDERSHDGSIASPGQANHDFFDILSSLQRVQSYVLNFKPFSDLGVTEPTQATILGSLELEIKQQSGWNSWHVCLVTGLEPLPPNPFGTPSLYTVPWYAFETKAKVMAGELDEVLDKKTRRGWHRLMDDMVLRVDFDLESRHSRLYYNAVLKVITPSERYGTTQNARPST; from the exons ATGGCGGCCACCACGGATCTGAACACCTACAAGTTCAACCACTCGAT GATTCGAGTCAAGGACCCCAAGGAGTCTG TGAAATTCTACGAGTTTCTTGGAATGAGTGTCATCCGCAAGGCCGAGTTCCCTGAAGCCAAGTTTGACCTTTACTTCATGGGATACAACAGTAAGGGCGCGACTTCATTCGGAAACTCTTCGCTTGACCGCGAGGGAGTCATTGAGCTCACCCACAACTACGGCACTGAGAGCGACCCCAACTACACCATCAACAACGGAAACAAGGACCCTCACCGCGGATTTGGCCACACCTGTATTTCCGTCGACAACTTGCAGGCTGCTTGCCAGCGCATTGAGGATGCCGGCTACAAattccagaagaagctgactGAGGGACGAATGAACCACATTGCCTTTGCTCTGGACCCCGATGGATACTGGGTTGAGATTATTGGTCAGAAGCCCCTTGAGGAGACTGCCAGCATCAAGGAGACTGACGTCGCTACCTACCGCATG AACCACACTATGATCCGTGTCAAGGATCCTCAAAAGTCCCTCAAGTTTTACCAGGAGGTTTTGGGCATGTCCCTCTTCAGAACTAGCGAGTCTCCCAACGCAGGATTCAACCTCTACTTCCTTGGCTATCCCGGAACCCAGGGCGTCCCCCAGGAGGGCAAGACCAGCGATCGTGAAGGCCTCCTTGAATTGACCTGGAACTACGGCACCGAAAAGGACGAAGCCTTTTCCTACCACAACGGCAACAGCGAACCTCAAGGCTTCGGCCACATCT GCGTCTCTGTGGATGATCTGGACGCTGCTTGCCAGCGATTTGAGGACCTCAAGTGcaactggaagaagagactgaCGGACGGCCGCATGCACAACGTTGCTTTCTTGCTGGACCCTGATGGATACTGGGTTGAGGTTGTCCAGAACGACAGATACAGCAACAA CAATTACCAAATGAGGCTGTTAAACACAAAGTCGCTTGACCTCGAGATATTTCCTACCAATGAGGACATACGTTATGCCATATTGTCCCATACTTGGCGGGAGGGCGAAGTGACCTTTGCCGACCTCCACCAACACGAGAAGCGAACAGAAGCACGAGGATGGGAAAAGATCCGTCGAAGCTGTGAAATAGCTTCTCAGCTGGGGTTCGACTATATATGGGTTGACACGTGCTGCATTGACAAGACAAGCAGCGCGGAGCTGTCGGAAGCCATCAACTCGATGTTCCACTGGTACGAGAAGGCTGAAGTGTGCATCGCCTATCTAGATGACCTCACCCTTGCAGCAGGTTCAGCAGTGGTGGACTCCGATTTCGAGCAATGTCGCTGGTTTTTCAGAGGCTGGACGCTCCAGGAACTTATTGCTCCCCCAGAGTTGCGCTTCTACTCCAAGGAATGGAACTTTGTCGGCACAAGGACATCTctcaaagccatcattgCGAAAACCTCGCGTGTTCCCGACATGATGCTTGAGGCGCACGTAAATggccaaaggcaaaggctCGACAACTTTTCCGTGGCGGAAAAGATGAGCTGGGCAGCCAACCGTAGGACTACTCGGCCGGAGGACATGTCCTACTGTTTGCTTGGAATCTTCGATATTAACATGCCTTTACTTTATGGAGAGGGTCAAGGGAAAGCCTTTAGGAGACTGCAGGAAGAGATTATCAAATCTACAAACGATGATTCTATCTATGCGTGGAGCTATTCTGAAGAGCAGTCTAAGAAACAGCATTTCTGGGGCCTCTTGGCTGACACCCCATCTGCTTTTGGACAGCACAGGGAGGGCTTCGTGGTAAAGCGATCAAG ATATCTCGCACGACGCTCAAATCATGTAGCCACAGTCTCCAACCGCGGCCTCAACGTGGAGTTTGCGCTGGCACCTCTTCTAAACGATAAATCggacaccatcttcatcgccatgcTGGACTGCGACATGCAGAAAGAAAACTCATCGCACTCGCTGACGCCGGCCATAATCCTCCAGAAGATGTCGTGGCACAGCGACTCTGAGTTTGTCCGCATACGACCAGACTTCCTGCTCGTGCAGTTAATGAATCGCATAATCTTGCCCACAGCCGACGACCTCGCTCAGATGCGTGATGGCCTCCGTCTCCCAGAAGCCGTGCCGCGACAGATATTTGTCCCGCATAGCTTGTCCGCCCTACGTGCTCCGCGAGGCCTATTGTTTCACCCTGCAGTCAAGGGACAATCTCAATCTCTGAAGCCACAAGATTCGCTTATAGTCGATGTACTCACGCAACCGTCCGAATGGCTTTATTTTGACGAAAGATCGCACGACGGAAGCATAGCAAGCCCCGGCCAAGCGAACCACGACTTCTTTGACATACTATCATCATTGCAAAGAGTGCAGTCATATGTATTGAATTTCAAGCCCTTCTCCGATCTAGGGGTTACAGAGCCCACGCAGGCAACGATCCTCGGGTCGTTAGAACTCGAGATTAAGCAGCAAAGTGGATGGAACAGCTGGCATGTGTGCTTGGTAACAGGACTAGAACCGCTCCCGCCAAACCCCTTTGGCACGCCATCCCTGTATACTGTGCCGTGGTACGCATTTGAGACTAAAGCTAAGGTCATGGCGGGAGAGCTTGATGAGGTGttggacaagaagacgagacggGGGTGGCATAGGCTGATGGATGATATGGTTCTGAGAGTCGATTTCGATCTCGAGAGTCGGCACTCGAGGTTGTATTACAATGCGGTGTTGAAGGTGATTACACCGTCAGAGAGATATGGTACGACACAAAACGCCAGGCCAAGTACATGA
- a CDS encoding vacuolar sorting protein 9 (VPS9) domain-containing protein → MSPPEAPASPALPGPGSEPRGADASEDENTSENKNNSTAQAQAPAHAAVESDSGAVDANPSASANEDHSDDDKQGAETRAMTTEPEPDTTTPPANPPFGDSPKEAAADIHLHTSTPSAPGADNNKPPQHSPDSPLDMASDGAGSRPTNAELEQGSGSVSDAGSASGTAEAKDSSSSRAKEKAPAHGIHDTHETMAEPTDNISSSVLTIKATVASPSSPSSPMQPDYPTTQLLVPEHPNYVDPTPPTPMASRPPSRALSTARSDDASPTRSGPESDDKSEDDQEGSRSEIQSIMEQFSEYGGGPDADEVMSPRLEIASPMLGSSLQHPPRKSSLEPLSPSLASQLQGLNALHISTPGDDDHGPPVPPKDGSMGTPPRPKDARPLPNNVASPASPTMSMHRPPPPEPEPEPSLPFDFHRFLEQLRNKKADPVARYLKSFLFEFGKRQWMVHEQVKIISDFLAFIANKMSLCEVWRDVSDAEFDNAREGMEKLVMNRLYTQTFSPAIPPPKPIPGAKPRRRGGDPPLGPGRRGQHQEDVERDDIVTQKINIYGWVKEDHLDIPQVGESGRRFLKLAQQELLKIKSYRAPRDKIICVLNCCKVIFGLLKHNKSDSSADSFMPLLIYVVLQSNPEHLVSNVQYILRFRNQEKLGGEAGYYLSSLMGAVQFIENMDRTSLTITDDEFEKNVEAAVSAIAEKHQAMSPTGSRPPQQIFNEKSSYAEARSSLDGASSSAPRRSTDQNEVDLTAPITGLLRTIQNPLTTIGRMFSDDGGSSAPRPPPPPPIGRPLGFPDSVPLRTSTDDQRDSGRRDSRYALPAEEAAARQASAEVAEAQRLHRAEHANVVETLAGMFPDLDKDIISDVVYQKEGRVGLAVDACLALSS, encoded by the exons ATGTCGCCACCGGAAGCACCCGCAAGCCCAGCGCTTCCCGGCCCTGGATCTGAGCCTAGAGGTGCGGATGCCTCCGAG GACGAGAACACAAgcgagaacaagaacaactcgacagctcaagctcaagctccaGCACATGCCGCTGTTGAGTCTGACTCTGGCGCGGTCGATGCGAATCCAAGCGCCAGTGCGAACGAGGATcacagcgacgacgacaagcaAGGCGCCGAGACTCGAGCCATGACGacagaaccagaaccagacaCAACGACACCTCCCGCCAACCCTCCCTTCGGCGATTCCcccaaagaagcagccgctgatatccatctccatacAAGCACCCCTAGCGCACCCGGCGCAGACAACAACAAGCCTCCTCAGCACTCTCCAGACTCACCGCTGGACATGGCCAGCGACGGGGCCGGCAGCAGACCGACAAATGCGGAGCTCGAGCAgggctctggctctgtcTCCGACGCTGGCTCGGCATCAGGCACTgctgaagccaaagacagctccagctccagagcCAAAGAGAAAGCTCCTGCACACGGGATTCACGACACACACGAGACCATGGCCGAGCCTACAGACAAcatctcttcctccgtcCTGACCATCAAGGCCACCGTTGCGAGCCCGTcttcgccgtcttcgccCATGCAGCCCGACTACCCAACCACGCAGCTTCTCGTGCCCGAGCATCCCAACTATGTCGACCCAACGCCGCCCACGCCCATGGCCTCCCGACCTCCCTCTCGCGCCCTCTCCACAGCCCGAAGCGACGACGCATCTCCCACCAGATCCGGTCCCGAGTCGGACGATAAGAGCGAGGATGACCAGGAAGGCTCACGGTCCGAGATTCAGAGCATCATGGAGCAGTTTAGCGAGTACGGAGGCGGTCCTGATGCCGACGAAGTCATGAGTCCGCGCCTGGAGATTGCTTCGCCCATGCTGGGATCTTCTCTGCAGCATCCGCCTCGAAAATCCAGCCTCGAGCCTCTGTCGCCCTCGCTTGCCAGCCAGCTTCAGGGACTCAACGCCCTACACATCTCGACGCCTGGTGACGACGACCATGGGCCTCCTGTGCCCCCTAAAGACGGATCCATGGGTACGCCTCCAAGACCCAAAGACGCACGACCTCTGCCCAACAACGTCGCATCCCCAGCATCTCCTACCATGTCCATGCAcaggccgccgcctccagaGCCCGAGCCCGAACCTTCTCTACCCTTCGACTTCCACAGATTTCTAGAACAGTTGCGGAACAAAAAGGCGGATCCTGTAGCGAGATATCTCAAGTCATTCCTCTTCGAGTTTGGGAAACGCCAGTGGATGGTTCACGAGCAGGTCAAGATCATTAGCGATTTCCTAGCCTTCATCGCCAACAAGATGTCGCTGTGTGAGGTATGGCGGGACGTGTCGGATGCAGAGTTTGATAACGCTCGGGAAGGCATGGAAAAGCTCGTCATGAATAGGCTCTACACACAAACCTTTTCACCAGCCATTCCGCCGCCCAAGCCGATACCCGGAGCAAAGCctaggaggagaggaggcgATCCGCCACTGGGCCCTGGTCGGAGAGGCCAGCACCAGGAGGACGTCGAGCGAGACGACATTGTGACGCAGAAAATCAACATTTACGGCTGGGTTAAAGAAGACCATTTAGATATCCCACAAGTCGGGGAGAGCGGCAGGCGTTTTCTGAAACTGGCGCAACAAG AACTCTTAAAGATCAAGTCATATAGAGCCCCCAGAGACAAGATCATTTGCGTCTTGAACTGCTGCAAAGTCATATTTG GCCTCCTAAAACACAACAAGTCCGACTCGTCAGCCGACTCCTTTATGCCACTGCTCATCTACGTAGTGCTCCAGTCGAATCCGGAGCATCTGGTTTCCAATGTGCAGTATATTCTGCGATTCAGAAATCAGGAGAAGCTCGGTGGCGAGGCCGGCTACTACCTCTCCTCTCTT ATGGGTGCAGTCCAGTTCATCGAAAACATGGATCGAACCTCTCTCACCATCACCGATGACGAGTTTGAGAAAAACGTCGAGGCAGCCGTCTCCGCCATTGCAGAGAAGCACCAAGCAATGTCTCCAACGGGATCACGCCCACCCCAGCAGATATTCAACGAGAAATCTTCATATGCTGAGGCCCGTTCCTCTCTCGACGGCGCAAGCTCATCTGCCCCACGTCGCTCAACAGACCAGAATGAAGTCGACCTCACCGCGCCCATCACCGGCCTCCTGCGGACTATTCAGAATCCCCTCACCACCATCGGCCGCATGTTCTCAGACGATGGCGGATCATCAGCACCTCGGCCGCCCCCGCCGCCACCCATCGGCCGTCCCTTGGGGTTTCCTGATTCAGTTCCCCTGAGGACCAGCACAGACGACCAAAGAGACAGCGGTCGGCGCGATTCAAGATACGCTCTCCCCGCAGAGGAAGCAGCGGCCCGACAAGCAAGCGCCGAGGTGGCCGAAGCACAACGCTTACACCGCGCTGAGCATGCCAACGTTGTAGAGACGCTGGCCGGCATGTTCCCGGATCTGGATAAGGACATAATTAGCGATGTGGTCTACCAGAAGGAGGGAAG AGTTGGTTTGGCAGTCGATGCGTGCCTTGCTTTATCCTCGtag
- a CDS encoding fungal specific transcription factor domain-containing protein, with amino-acid sequence MALKGCWTCRDRKIKCDRALPTCANCRYKDVQCQGWDVEKFYELSEAKSNQLTFAKMSIPPALPSIHSMRIHESESGLLQYFMDTGSRLLILDNLGQLTDYILRLAFYDATPASNAILYSILALSSLNIGRTGAAMVLKIKALSYLQQSLRLGNFGHRTAQHLMASMLLYLCETFQISSTTKDWAEYLCGAKQIIVSGVLAQEVRGDISLLFDWVAYHEIFARFGIVYWKPEAAMRGMRLCAMDPVAARIYVPRNDFGCDSKVLEYTSAIFSALMQKIVDHTDLSPPQMQELYVLEAKLRAGLMESPPYDAPSTALTRNRDKTTELYRIAALIYLNRAALGYSGEEFRHKNLVNRGLNMLCGELTYIPPWPVFMISCEARDDAQRMTALEILNRAGEEPRNFNMRLLRELVEACWNQDDLHDEDPIEYHLKLRLAIQSAPYVPPFS; translated from the exons ATGGCTCTTAAAGGATGCTGGACTTGTCGAG ATCGCAAAATTAAATGTGATCGAGCACTCCCGACATGCGCCAATTGCCGGTATAAGGATGTGCAGTGTCAGGG TTGGGATGTGGAAAAGTTTTATGAGCTATCGGAGGCCAAATCGAACC AACTCACTTTTGCCAAAATGAGCATTCCGCCGGCCCTTCCTTCTATCCATTCTATGAGGATACACGAGAGTGAATCCGGATTATTGCAGTACT TTATGGACACGGGTTCTCGTCTTCTGATATTGGATAACCTGGGCCAATTGACCGATTACATTCTACGACTCGCTTTCTACGACGCTACGCCGGCCTCGAATGCGATATTATACAGCATTTTGGCATTGTCGTCTTTAAATATAGGCCGAACTGGTGCAGCTATGGTATTGAAAATAAAAGCACTGTCATATCTCCAACAGTCATTGCGCCTAGGGAACTTTGGCCATCGGACTGCCCAACATCTCATGGCTAGTATGCTCTTGTATCTTTGCGAG ACGTTTCAAATCTCTAGCACTACTAAAGATTGGGCTGAATACCTATGTGGTGCTAAGCAAATCATTGTTTCGGGCGTATTGGCCCAAGAAGTCCGAGGCGATATTTCGCTCCTCTTTGACTGGGTTGCTTACCATGAGATCTTTGCTAGGTTTGGCATAGTGTACTGGAAACCGGAAGCGGCCATGCGAGGAATGAGATTGTGTGCAATGGATCCTGTGGCTGCACGGATTTATGTTCCGCGG AACGATTTCGGGTGCGATAGCAAGGTCCTTGAATACACATCGGCTATATTCTCCGCTCTCATGCAGAAAATTGTCGACCACACCGATCTTTCCCCTCCACAAATGCAGGAGCTCTACGTATTGGAAGCGAAATTACGAGCTGGTCTTATGGAGTCCCCTCCATACGATGCTCCATCGACTGCACTCACTCGAAACCGCGACAAGACCACGGAACTGTATCGAATTGCCGCCTTGATCTACCTTAACCGAGCGGCACTGGGCTATTCTGGCGAGGAGTTTCGCCACAAAAATCTCGTGAACAGAGGGCTCAATATGCTATGCGGCGAGTTGACTTATATCCCTCCATGGCCAGTCTTTATGATATCTTGCGAGGCTAGGGATGATGCTCAGCGGATGACGGCTTTGGAAATATTGAAcagagctggagaggagCCACGGAATTTCAACATGAGGTTGCTACGGGAGCTTGTGGAGGCGTGTTGGAATCAAGATGACTTGCACGATGAGGATCCGATTGAGTATCACCTGAAATTGCGTCTTGCTATCCAATCTGCTCCATATGTTCCGCCATTTAGCTAG
- a CDS encoding transient receptor potential (TRP) ion channel domain-containing protein, translating into MLMTGVMGDQILTTTGYVDCGSLPSITISELSMTYDNNAQTITFDIEGTSTNSQNVTATLDVTAYGISAFTNTFNPCDPKTLVEQLCPLPNGKFVARGTQQVPAQYASMIPGIAFSVPDISAEAVMKLNSLDDNSMVACIQAQVTNGKTMSVPAVSYVAVGIAGVSLVATGMSAVGGAMSGSSAAGVAVAGPSFTDVAGWFQGMAMSGMLSVNYPPIYRSFAKNFAFSVGLIPWNGLLNSIDDFRAKTGGNLTEDSVAYLRNLTRQLEQDDTGNSTELSLSRLVRRDDGTEGISGQLTQTISGIKNFAESVSVPKSDVFMTALLIVAIVIASVVTGILLVKVILEVWSLYGKFPESLTGFRKHYWRSIARTITTLILLLYGIWVLYCVFQFTLGDSWAAKLLAGLSLGIFTGVLMYFGFKIWMTAHRLKSQHGDAAKLYEDKQNWLKYSMFYEAYKKSYWWLFIPVILYTFVKGCVVAAGDGNGMAQTAVSFVVELAMLALLVFTRPFERRSSNIINIFIAIVRVLSVICVFVFVEEFNVQQTTQTVMGVVMIAIQSTLTVALALLVGWNAINAAIKMNPHRKRRKELEKLRGDQDDLTPLDARNTMMIKSKADLEASYPSEHDHEENLPPYSKAGDRYYAPSIPEGTYHPALSSGPSPNAMSRDLTGSRQPGDASPNYSQGFASDDGHAHYRGNSSDGRDGVSPYDFVGHQKYSGY; encoded by the exons ATGTTGATGACGGGAGTCATGGGCGACCAGATCCTAACGACGACTGGTTATGTCGACTGTGGAAGCTTGCCTTCCATCACGATTAGCGAACTGAGCATGACCTACGACAACAACGCCCAAACCATCACATTCGACATTGAGGGCACTAGCACGAACAGCCAGAATGTTACGGCAACTCTCGATGTCACAGCCTATGGCATCAGCGCATTTACAAACACATTCAACCCCTGTGACCCAAAGACCTTGGTGGAACAGCTGTGCCCTTTGCCCAATGGCAAATTCGTCGCTCGTGGAACTCAACAGGTTCCAGCTCAATATGCGTCAATGATCCCGGGAATCGCTTTCAGTGTTCCAGACATTTCTGCAGAGGCAGTTATGaagctcaacagcctcgaTGATAACAGCATGGTGGCTTGTATTCAGGCTCAGGTTACCAACGGCAAGACTATGAGCGTGCCTGCTGTCTCATATGTAGCCGTGGGCATTGCTGGCGTCTCCTTAGTCGCCACTGGCATGTCTGCAGTCGGTGGTGCCATGTCTGGAAGCAGTGCTGCCGGAGTTGCAGTCGCTGGCCCCAGCTTTACGGATGTGGCTGGCTGGTTCCAAGGCATGGCCATGAGCGGTATGCTCTCGGTCAACTACCCACCCATCTACCGCAGCTTCGCAAAGAACTTTGCATTCTCCGTTGGCCTTATCCCATGGAATGGCCTGTTGAACTCCATTGACGACTTTCGAGCCAAGACTGGTGGCAATCTGACTGAAGACAGCGTTGCCTACCTACGGAATCTTACCAGGCAACTCGAACAAGATGACACGGGCAACTCGACTGAGCTCAGCCTTTCAAGGCTCGTTCGTCGAGACGATGGCACAGAGGGTATTTCGGGCCAACTCACCCAGACAATCTCGGGCATCAAAAACTTTGCCGAATCAGTGAGCGTTCCCAAGTCGGATGTCTTCATGACGGCGCTTCTCattgttgccattgtcattgCCTCTGTTGTTACAGGCATTTTGCTTGTCAAGGTTATTCTCGAAGTCTGGTCTCTATATGGAAAGTTCCCGGAGTCTCTTACTGGCTTCCGCAAGCACTACTGGAGATCCATTGCCCGAACAATCACGACTCTCATCCTGCTCCTTTACGGAATCTGGGTGTTGTACTGCGTGTTCCAATTCACGCTTGGTGACTCGTGGGCGGCCAAACTGCTTGCTGGTCTCTCCCTTGGCATCTTCACTGGTGTTCTCATGTACTTTGGTTTCAAAATCTGGATGACAGCGCACAGGCTCAAGTCCCAGCATGGTGACGCCGCCAAATTGTATGAGGATAAGCAGAATTGGCTCAAGTACTCCATGTTCTACGAAGCCTACAAAAAGTCCTATTGGTGGCTGTTTATTCCCGTCATTCTCTATACATTTGTCAAAGGCTGCGTTGTGGCGGCAGGCGATGGCAATGGTATGGCTCAGACCGCTGTCAGCTTTGTTGTCGAGCTGGCTATGCTGGCACTCTTGGTTTTCACCCGTCCTTTTGAGCGCCGCTccagcaacatcatcaacattTTCATTGCCATTGTTCGTGTGCTGTCCGTCATTTGCGTTTTTGTGTTTGTCGAGGAGTTCAATGTTCAGCAGACGACCCAGACTGTTATGGGCGTCGTCATGATTGCTATACAGTCCACGTTGACAGTTGCGCTTGCACTCCTTGTCGGATGGAACGCTATCAACGCGGCCATCAAGATGAACCCTCACCGCAAGCGTAGAAAGGAGCTGG AGAAACTCCGTGGAGACCAGGATGATCTGACGCCCCTTGATGCTCGCAACACGATGATGATCAAATCAAAGGCAGATCTTGAGGCATCCTACCCCTCCGAACATGATCACGAGGAGAACCTTCCCCCTTACTCAAAGGCGGGAGATCGTTATTACGCCCCTAGCATACCAGAGGGGACATACCACCCGGCTCTGTCTTCGGGACCTTCGCCAAACGCCATGTCTCGCGACCTGACTGGCTCCCGACAGCCCGGAGACGCCTCTCCCAACTACTCGCAAGGCTTCGCTTCTGATGATGGCCATGCGCACTACAGGGGCAACAGCTctgatggacgagatggagtGTCCCCCTATGACTTTGTAGGCCACCAGAAATACTCTGGATACTAG